The proteins below come from a single Micromonospora citrea genomic window:
- a CDS encoding dolichyl-phosphate-mannose--protein mannosyltransferase, giving the protein MTSASTAQSADRSGPDATAGGPPDGSSPTSGGDVPGIVRRRLATVEARLDGRSWLATGVVVAIAAILRFVGLSHPPGKIFDEIYYAREGWALVDKGVEWNYKDGAASYVVHPPLGKWLIGLGEWAFGYSDAEHNISVPGHLVTTSPEFAWRFSAAVVGTLSVLLLVRVGRRLFRSTALGCAAGLLLALDGFHLVLSRTALLDIFLLFFVLATFGALVLDRDARRRRWARALEAGLDPGRPGRAGRPAGGWRDWPWWRLAAGVLFGCACAVKWSALYFLPVFALLVIFWEVGVRRSAGARRPWRDTALDELPWLVLAGVLMVVTYVATWSGWLLGDDGYYRLAERYPNAPLSDTPVVGALNNLIEYHKAAYGFHTGLDDPHKYQSWPWQWLLLGRPVAFYWSGDGACGAASCASEVLLLGTPLLWWSFLPALVALAWLGVARRDWRAGTILFVVAGGLLPWFWFALDGRTMFSFYTAPALPFLVLAVVYVLGAIVTPAGPAGGGAVDAGQDRRLVGGVVAGAYVLLVALCFAYFYPIFVGKLLPYAEWSARMWLDGRWI; this is encoded by the coding sequence GTGACGAGCGCGTCGACAGCACAGAGCGCGGACCGGTCGGGACCGGATGCCACGGCGGGTGGCCCGCCCGACGGGTCCTCCCCGACCTCCGGCGGCGACGTTCCCGGCATCGTCCGGCGCCGGCTGGCGACCGTGGAGGCCCGGCTGGACGGCCGCTCCTGGCTGGCGACCGGTGTGGTCGTCGCGATCGCGGCCATCCTGCGGTTCGTCGGCCTGAGCCACCCGCCCGGCAAGATCTTCGACGAGATCTACTACGCCCGCGAGGGCTGGGCCCTGGTCGACAAGGGCGTCGAGTGGAACTACAAGGACGGCGCCGCCTCCTACGTGGTCCACCCGCCGCTGGGCAAGTGGCTCATCGGGCTCGGCGAGTGGGCCTTCGGCTACTCCGACGCCGAGCACAACATCTCGGTGCCCGGTCACCTGGTGACCACCTCCCCCGAGTTCGCCTGGCGGTTCTCGGCGGCGGTCGTCGGCACCCTGTCGGTGCTGCTGCTGGTCCGCGTCGGCCGGCGGCTGTTCCGCTCCACCGCGCTCGGCTGCGCCGCCGGCCTGCTGCTCGCGCTGGACGGTTTCCACCTGGTGCTGTCCCGGACGGCGCTGCTCGACATCTTCCTGCTGTTCTTCGTGCTGGCCACGTTCGGCGCCCTGGTGCTCGACCGGGACGCCCGTCGGCGCAGGTGGGCCCGGGCGCTGGAGGCGGGCCTCGACCCGGGCCGGCCGGGCCGGGCCGGGCGGCCCGCCGGCGGCTGGCGGGACTGGCCGTGGTGGCGGCTGGCCGCCGGGGTGCTGTTCGGCTGCGCGTGCGCGGTGAAGTGGAGCGCGCTCTACTTCCTGCCCGTCTTCGCGCTGCTGGTGATCTTCTGGGAGGTCGGGGTCCGCCGCTCCGCCGGCGCGCGGCGGCCGTGGCGGGACACCGCCCTCGACGAGCTGCCGTGGCTGGTGCTGGCCGGGGTGCTGATGGTGGTCACCTACGTCGCCACCTGGTCCGGCTGGCTGCTCGGCGACGACGGCTACTACCGCCTGGCGGAGCGGTACCCGAACGCCCCGCTCAGCGACACCCCCGTCGTCGGGGCGCTGAACAACCTGATCGAGTACCACAAGGCGGCGTACGGCTTCCACACCGGCCTGGACGACCCGCACAAATACCAGTCGTGGCCGTGGCAGTGGCTGCTGCTGGGCCGGCCGGTCGCCTTCTACTGGTCCGGCGACGGCGCCTGCGGGGCGGCGAGCTGCGCCTCCGAGGTGCTGCTGCTCGGCACTCCCCTGCTCTGGTGGTCGTTCCTGCCGGCCCTGGTGGCGCTGGCCTGGCTGGGCGTGGCCCGGCGGGACTGGCGGGCGGGCACGATCCTGTTCGTCGTGGCGGGCGGCCTGCTGCCCTGGTTCTGGTTCGCGCTCGACGGCCGGACGATGTTCTCGTTCTACACCGCGCCGGCGCTGCCGTTCCTGGTGCTGGCGGTGGTCTACGTGCTCGGCGCGATCGTCACGCCGGCGGGACCGGCCGGGGGCGGCGCGGTCGACGCCGGTCAGGACCGCCGGCTCGTGGGCGGGGTGGTCGCCGGCGCGTACGTGCTGCTGGTCGCGCTCTGCTTCGCGTACTTCTATCCGATCTTCGTCGGCAAGCTGCTGCCGTACGCGGAGTGGTCGGCGCGGATGTGGCTGGACGGTCGCTGGATCTGA
- a CDS encoding winged helix DNA-binding domain-containing protein, whose translation MALATLTVDQVLAWRAGRHLLHRPADVDPVDVVGRLVGVQAQVPSAAEQAVAARQADPRPGALADALARRRLLRTWAMRGTLHVLRVEDAPACLSLLAAGRFWEKGSWQRTFVTVDKLAATAEAAAAALDGRTLTREQLTAEIVERTGDRTIAGHLGSGWGALFKPLAWQGLLVQGPAEGNRVTFTRPETLLPDWPGLPDPTEAASRVVPAWLGAYGPASPETFDQWLSRGGSKRPALRGWFARLVDAGELVPVTVDDRPAYARAVDVDEIAAARPDDAVRLLPAFDQWVLGPGTKDSTIVPAARRAAVSRAAGWISPVVVHRGRVVGTWEARDGEPAVDLWPESPPVPADGLDAERARVRAYLSGSGDA comes from the coding sequence ATGGCCCTCGCGACGCTGACCGTCGACCAGGTGCTGGCCTGGCGGGCCGGCCGGCACCTGCTGCACCGCCCGGCGGACGTGGACCCCGTGGACGTGGTCGGTCGGCTGGTCGGGGTGCAGGCACAGGTCCCCTCCGCCGCCGAGCAGGCCGTCGCCGCCCGGCAGGCCGACCCCCGCCCCGGGGCGCTCGCCGACGCGCTGGCGCGGCGGCGGCTGCTGCGCACCTGGGCGATGCGCGGCACCCTGCACGTGCTGCGCGTCGAGGACGCGCCCGCCTGCCTCTCCCTGCTGGCCGCCGGCCGGTTCTGGGAGAAGGGCTCGTGGCAGCGCACCTTCGTGACCGTGGACAAGCTCGCGGCGACAGCCGAGGCGGCCGCCGCCGCGCTGGACGGCCGGACGCTCACCCGGGAGCAGCTCACCGCCGAGATCGTGGAACGCACCGGCGACCGAACGATCGCCGGGCACCTCGGGTCGGGCTGGGGGGCCCTGTTCAAGCCGCTGGCCTGGCAGGGCCTGCTGGTGCAGGGGCCGGCCGAGGGCAACCGCGTCACCTTCACCCGACCCGAGACGCTGCTGCCCGACTGGCCCGGGCTGCCCGACCCGACGGAGGCGGCGTCCCGGGTCGTGCCGGCCTGGCTGGGCGCGTACGGGCCGGCGAGCCCGGAGACCTTCGACCAGTGGCTGAGCCGGGGCGGCTCGAAGCGGCCCGCGCTGCGCGGCTGGTTCGCCCGCCTGGTCGACGCCGGCGAACTGGTGCCGGTGACCGTCGACGACCGACCCGCGTACGCCCGGGCCGTCGACGTGGACGAGATCGCCGCCGCCCGCCCCGACGACGCCGTACGCCTGCTGCCCGCCTTCGACCAGTGGGTCCTCGGGCCGGGCACGAAGGACAGCACGATCGTCCCGGCCGCCCGGCGCGCCGCGGTCAGCCGGGCCGCCGGGTGGATCTCGCCGGTCGTGGTGCACCGGGGGCGGGTCGTCGGCACCTGGGAGGCGCGCGACGGCGAACCGGCGGTGGACCTGTGGCCGGAGTCGCCGCCGGTGCCGGCAGACGGCCTCGACGCCGAGCGGGCGCGCGTGCGGGCGTACCTCTCGGGCAGCGGCGATGCGTGA
- a CDS encoding 4'-phosphopantetheinyl transferase family protein, whose translation MRDLLPPAVAVAVAGPADWTGELLPPERACLSDRAVQSRRRDFTAGRVCARRAMAALGVPPVAVPSAADRSPVWPAGVVGAITHTRDYCAAAVARDAEVRSVGIDAERHRELDAGVRRLICLPEEEERCARLPAGTAWPAVLFSAKESIYKVWHPVVGTWLDFHDALVELDPDAGTFTARIAPARLDAAPVARPPALVTGRFRVDDALVRTAAVLPSV comes from the coding sequence ATGCGTGACCTGCTGCCGCCGGCGGTGGCCGTGGCGGTGGCCGGGCCGGCGGACTGGACCGGCGAGCTGCTGCCGCCCGAACGGGCGTGCCTGAGCGACCGGGCGGTCCAGAGCCGCCGCCGCGACTTCACCGCCGGCCGGGTGTGCGCCCGGCGGGCCATGGCGGCGCTCGGCGTGCCGCCGGTCGCCGTGCCGTCGGCGGCCGACCGGTCGCCGGTCTGGCCGGCGGGCGTGGTCGGCGCCATCACCCACACCCGCGACTACTGCGCGGCGGCGGTGGCCCGCGACGCCGAGGTCCGCTCCGTGGGCATCGACGCCGAGCGGCACCGGGAGCTCGACGCGGGCGTACGCCGGCTGATCTGCCTGCCCGAGGAGGAGGAGCGGTGCGCCCGCCTCCCGGCCGGGACCGCCTGGCCGGCCGTGCTGTTCAGCGCGAAGGAGAGCATCTACAAGGTGTGGCATCCGGTCGTCGGCACCTGGCTCGACTTCCACGACGCGCTGGTGGAGCTCGACCCGGACGCGGGCACGTTCACCGCCCGCATCGCGCCGGCCCGGCTCGACGCCGCCCCGGTGGCGCGGCCGCCGGCCCTGGTCACCGGCCGATTCAGGGTGGACGACGCCCTGGTGCGCACCGCCGCCGTGCTGCCGTCGGTGTGA